The Nitrosospira lacus genome window below encodes:
- a CDS encoding EscU/YscU/HrcU family type III secretion system export apparatus switch protein, with protein sequence MKKKPDPREAAVALAYRAGQSAPQVVAKGCGLVAESIIRKARDHGVYVHESAELVSLLMQVDLDQHIPPQLYQAVAELLAWLYKLEAGTVLSLPYAALPSPSESSGRTKALLLDKPDILPDKASNR encoded by the coding sequence ATGAAGAAGAAGCCTGATCCACGCGAAGCCGCCGTCGCGCTGGCTTATCGTGCCGGGCAGTCGGCTCCGCAGGTCGTAGCCAAGGGATGTGGCTTGGTTGCCGAGAGCATAATCAGGAAAGCACGAGACCATGGCGTCTATGTGCATGAGTCGGCGGAACTGGTGTCGCTATTGATGCAAGTGGATCTGGATCAGCATATCCCGCCGCAACTGTACCAGGCGGTAGCAGAATTGCTCGCCTGGCTTTATAAGCTGGAAGCGGGCACGGTCCTTTCACTTCCCTATGCGGCTTTGCCTTCTCCATCTGAATCTAGCGGAAGAACGAAAGCCCTTCTACTCGACAAACCCGATATCTTGCCGGATAAAGCGTCAAACCGATAA
- the fliE gene encoding flagellar hook-basal body complex protein FliE → MDVSKIDAMLAQLRAGAAVASGKPVSGATTPGVRETGEGGRVDFSAVLKHSLDQVNNSQQNAAKLMQDFEMGAPGANLTEAMISMQKANISLQYTLQVRNKLVMAYQDIMNMPV, encoded by the coding sequence ATGGATGTATCGAAGATAGACGCAATGCTGGCGCAGTTGCGGGCCGGTGCGGCAGTGGCCTCCGGCAAACCGGTGTCCGGCGCAACCACGCCGGGCGTGCGCGAAACAGGTGAAGGCGGACGCGTTGATTTCAGCGCAGTATTGAAACACTCGCTGGATCAGGTCAATAACTCGCAACAGAATGCCGCAAAACTCATGCAGGATTTTGAAATGGGCGCACCGGGCGCCAACCTGACCGAGGCGATGATCTCGATGCAAAAGGCGAACATCTCGCTCCAATACACCCTGCAGGTCCGTAACAAGCTCGTCATGGCCTATCAGGACATCATGAATATGCCGGTGTAA
- the fliF gene encoding flagellar basal-body MS-ring/collar protein FliF yields the protein MTAGAEAVAVSSPMSLSSPQVFLSRMSSQQKMGFMLAISAIIALFAGGWMWSQAPDYKVLFSNVSDRDGGAIIASLQQMNVPYKYADGGGAILVPAKEVHDARLKLAAQGLPKGGLVGFELMENQKFGTSQFLEQVNFQRALEGELARSVQALAAVSSARVHLAMAKQSVFMREQQKPSASVLVNLYPGRTLDPQQVTAIMHLVSSSVPNLPIKNVTVVDQTGSLLSKTDESNPGTGLDPNQLKYVQALEQSYVKRIEAILIPIVGQENVRAQVAADVDFAHSEQMDERYKPNQTPESAALRSQQTSESMTSGQGEGGVPGALSNQPPAPATAPITTAAATPPNQAPAPGAPGQAGVEPATQAVPSLPVNTRKDATTNYEVDKTIQHVRKQVGGIRRLSVAVVVNHRKVTDEKGIASMQPLAEAEKAQIMDLVKEAMGFSRERGDTLNVVNSPFTDIAKEPVPELPLWQQPEMIELAKEIAKNVLIAALILYLVLGVLRPMLRRMSQPPAEAPALLTGNSEDQEAAPALQQAPQLSQYDEKLALARQMARDDPKMVATVVKKWVAGHD from the coding sequence ATGACGGCAGGCGCGGAAGCGGTTGCGGTAAGCAGTCCAATGAGTTTGAGCAGTCCACAGGTTTTTCTGAGCCGGATGTCCAGTCAGCAAAAAATGGGCTTTATGCTGGCTATTTCCGCCATCATTGCATTATTCGCGGGTGGCTGGATGTGGAGTCAGGCTCCCGATTACAAGGTGCTGTTCAGCAATGTGTCCGACCGCGACGGCGGCGCCATCATCGCCTCCCTTCAGCAAATGAATGTGCCGTATAAATACGCCGATGGGGGCGGAGCGATCCTCGTGCCCGCCAAGGAGGTGCACGATGCCCGCCTCAAGCTCGCCGCGCAAGGATTGCCCAAAGGCGGCCTGGTGGGCTTCGAACTGATGGAAAACCAGAAATTCGGCACCAGCCAGTTTCTCGAACAAGTGAATTTCCAGCGCGCGCTGGAAGGTGAGCTGGCGCGCTCGGTCCAGGCGCTGGCGGCGGTCAGCAGCGCCCGTGTCCATCTGGCCATGGCCAAGCAATCGGTATTCATGCGTGAACAGCAGAAGCCCAGCGCCTCGGTGCTGGTGAATCTTTACCCGGGACGCACGCTTGATCCGCAGCAGGTGACTGCGATCATGCATCTGGTATCGAGCAGTGTTCCGAATCTGCCCATCAAGAATGTGACGGTGGTGGATCAGACCGGCAGCCTTTTAAGTAAAACCGATGAATCCAATCCCGGCACTGGTCTGGACCCCAATCAGTTGAAGTACGTGCAGGCATTGGAGCAGAGTTATGTGAAACGGATCGAGGCAATCCTCATTCCGATCGTGGGGCAGGAAAATGTGCGTGCCCAAGTTGCGGCGGATGTGGATTTCGCCCACTCGGAGCAGATGGATGAGCGCTACAAACCCAATCAGACACCGGAAAGTGCTGCATTGCGCAGCCAGCAGACATCGGAATCGATGACCTCCGGCCAGGGCGAGGGCGGGGTGCCCGGCGCGCTTTCCAATCAACCTCCGGCGCCCGCAACAGCCCCGATCACGACAGCAGCGGCTACACCTCCCAATCAGGCGCCGGCGCCTGGCGCGCCCGGTCAGGCAGGCGTGGAGCCTGCCACGCAAGCCGTGCCATCGCTGCCTGTTAATACGCGCAAGGATGCCACCACCAACTACGAGGTGGACAAAACCATCCAGCATGTACGCAAACAGGTAGGCGGAATCAGACGGCTGTCAGTTGCGGTAGTGGTCAATCACCGCAAGGTGACGGATGAGAAGGGGATAGCCAGCATGCAACCGCTGGCCGAAGCGGAAAAAGCACAGATCATGGATCTGGTGAAAGAGGCCATGGGCTTCAGCAGGGAGCGCGGAGATACTCTGAACGTGGTCAATAGCCCCTTCACGGATATAGCAAAAGAACCTGTGCCGGAGCTCCCCTTGTGGCAGCAACCGGAGATGATCGAGCTTGCCAAGGAAATCGCGAAGAATGTGTTGATCGCCGCGCTGATTCTGTACCTGGTACTCGGTGTACTGCGGCCGATGCTGAGGCGCATGAGCCAGCCACCGGCAGAGGCACCCGCATTGCTCACCGGGAATAGTGAGGATCAAGAGGCGGCGCCTGCTCTACAACAAGCGCCTCAGCTTTCCCAGTATGATGAAAAACTGGCTCTGGCCAGGCAAATGGCAAGGGACGACCCAAAGATGGTGGCGACCGTGGTTAAAAAATGGGTGGCGGGCCATGACTGA
- the fliG gene encoding flagellar motor switch protein FliG, whose product MTELGVNKSAILLMSLGEDEAVQVLKHLTPREVQKVGTAMAKIKNLSRDQIDSVISDFCNQPKDTTSVVALDPENYARSVLHKALGEDKSADLISRILEGSDTSGIEGLKWIDSPSVAELIKSEHPQIIATILVHLDRDQASEILGQLPELLRNDVLLRIATLDGIQPSALRELNDVLTDLLSGSENINKSPVGGTRTAAEIINFMGSAAETSILDNLREFDADLAQKIIDQMIVFENLMDIDDRGIQLVLREIQSDTLIIALKGAAPELREKIFKNMSSRASEMLREDLEAMGPVKVREVEAQQKHILQTVRRLADEGQIAFGGKGEESYV is encoded by the coding sequence ATGACTGAGCTGGGTGTCAATAAAAGCGCAATCCTGCTCATGTCGCTGGGCGAGGACGAAGCGGTGCAGGTGCTCAAGCATCTCACTCCCCGCGAGGTGCAGAAGGTCGGCACTGCCATGGCAAAGATCAAGAATCTGAGCCGGGATCAGATCGATAGCGTGATCAGCGATTTCTGCAACCAACCGAAAGATACGACCTCCGTTGTGGCTCTCGACCCGGAAAACTATGCCCGCTCGGTACTTCATAAAGCGTTGGGCGAGGACAAATCCGCGGATCTTATCAGCCGCATTCTGGAAGGGAGCGATACCAGCGGCATAGAGGGCCTCAAATGGATAGATTCACCGTCAGTGGCGGAGCTGATCAAGAGCGAACATCCGCAGATTATCGCCACCATCCTGGTGCACCTTGATCGTGATCAGGCAAGCGAGATTCTGGGACAGCTCCCCGAGCTGCTGCGCAACGATGTGCTGCTGCGTATTGCTACTCTTGACGGCATCCAGCCCTCGGCATTGCGGGAACTCAACGATGTGCTGACCGACTTGCTGTCGGGTAGCGAGAATATCAACAAAAGTCCGGTGGGGGGGACCCGGACCGCGGCGGAAATCATCAATTTCATGGGCAGCGCAGCCGAGACTTCCATACTTGACAATTTGCGCGAATTCGACGCGGATCTGGCCCAGAAAATAATAGACCAGATGATCGTGTTCGAAAACCTGATGGATATCGATGACCGGGGCATACAGCTGGTGCTGCGCGAGATCCAGTCCGACACGCTTATCATCGCGCTGAAAGGCGCCGCGCCGGAACTGCGAGAGAAAATATTCAAGAACATGTCCAGTCGGGCTTCGGAAATGCTGCGCGAAGATCTGGAAGCGATGGGTCCGGTGAAAGTGCGAGAGGTGGAGGCCCAGCAGAAGCATATACTGCAGACCGTCCGGCGGCTCGCCGATGAAGGTCAGATCGCGTTCGGGGGCAAGGGCGAAGAGAGTTATGTTTAA
- a CDS encoding flagellar assembly protein FliH, with product MVSQIIPRERLAAYERWEMGAFEKTAASAMASAACIKIEEPEQQTAVILPTVEQIERIHQEAHQDGYAAGYKTGHEAGYEAGRQQATMEAERLQHLLSGFQRALSDADQAIGNDLLALALDLAKQMVREALKVKPELVLAVVRETMHHESAFNQPPQLHLHPEDAALVHEHLKHELNDCTVRVDTHLERGDCRVRTGHGQVDATLATRWRRIAQALGQNSSWLE from the coding sequence ATGGTCAGTCAGATTATTCCTAGAGAACGACTCGCCGCCTATGAGCGCTGGGAGATGGGTGCCTTCGAAAAAACTGCTGCGTCCGCCATGGCATCGGCCGCGTGTATCAAGATCGAGGAGCCGGAACAGCAGACAGCGGTCATTCTGCCCACCGTCGAGCAGATCGAGCGGATACATCAGGAAGCGCACCAGGATGGCTACGCGGCGGGGTACAAGACAGGTCACGAGGCGGGTTATGAAGCCGGGCGCCAGCAGGCGACGATGGAAGCTGAACGATTGCAGCATCTCCTCAGCGGTTTCCAGCGGGCATTGAGTGACGCTGATCAGGCTATTGGCAACGACCTGCTTGCCCTGGCGCTCGATCTTGCCAAGCAAATGGTGCGCGAGGCCCTCAAGGTAAAACCGGAACTCGTGTTAGCAGTGGTGCGCGAAACCATGCACCATGAGTCCGCATTCAATCAGCCGCCACAGTTGCACCTGCACCCGGAAGACGCCGCTCTGGTACACGAACACCTGAAACACGAACTCAACGACTGCACGGTTCGCGTCGATACCCACTTGGAACGTGGCGATTGCAGGGTTAGGACGGGCCACGGCCAGGTGGATGCCACCCTTGCCACCCGGTGGCGGCGTATCGCGCAAGCACTGGGGCAGAACAGCAGCTGGCTGGAATAA
- the fliI gene encoding flagellar protein export ATPase FliI yields MTQAPAAYNPMDTHASQWHGFLSRCGDVAASTEPFQRSGSLTRVTGLVMEAVGLKLAVGSGCTVLMPNGNRVEAEVVGFHGDRLYLMPTQDIFGLTPGAQVIPWENTTNPPTLAGVASHPRRRASDRVRHFPVGEGLLGRVLDGAGRPLDGLGPLTAERAAPLVNQSFNPLDREPINQILDVGVRAINALLTVGRGQRMGLFAGSGVGKSVLLGMMARYTSADVIVVGLIGERGREVKEFIEQILGPEGLARSVVVAAPADTWPLMRLQGASYATSIAEYFRDQGKNVLLIMDSLTRYAMAQREIALAIGEPPATKGYPPSVFAKLPQLVERAGNGIKGGGSITAFYTVLTEGDDQQDPIADSARAILDGHIVLSRQLAEGGHYPAIDIEASISRAMSSLITPEYFEQVRGFKQLYSRYQRSRDLISVGAYAPGSDPLLDRAIVLHPRLEAFLQQGMFECAGHADSAAKLGAMLAPQN; encoded by the coding sequence ATGACACAAGCTCCCGCCGCCTATAACCCGATGGACACCCACGCCAGCCAATGGCACGGCTTTCTCAGTCGCTGCGGTGATGTAGCCGCCAGCACGGAACCCTTTCAGCGCTCAGGCAGCCTCACTCGCGTCACCGGGCTGGTAATGGAAGCAGTGGGACTCAAGCTCGCGGTAGGCAGCGGATGCACGGTGCTGATGCCCAATGGCAACAGGGTGGAAGCGGAAGTAGTGGGTTTCCACGGGGACCGGCTTTACCTGATGCCAACCCAGGACATATTCGGCCTCACTCCTGGCGCCCAGGTCATTCCATGGGAAAACACCACGAATCCCCCGACATTGGCCGGCGTTGCCAGCCATCCACGCCGCCGCGCATCTGACCGGGTCAGGCACTTCCCGGTAGGCGAAGGGCTGCTGGGGCGAGTGCTCGACGGTGCGGGGCGTCCGCTGGATGGACTCGGGCCGCTAACGGCGGAGCGCGCCGCGCCGCTCGTCAACCAGTCATTCAATCCGCTTGACCGGGAACCCATCAATCAAATACTGGATGTCGGGGTGCGTGCCATCAATGCATTGCTCACCGTGGGGCGCGGTCAACGCATGGGCCTGTTTGCGGGTTCCGGAGTGGGCAAGAGCGTCCTGCTTGGCATGATGGCACGCTATACCAGCGCCGATGTAATCGTGGTCGGATTGATCGGGGAGCGGGGGCGAGAGGTCAAGGAATTCATTGAACAAATCTTGGGGCCGGAAGGACTGGCACGCTCGGTGGTGGTTGCCGCGCCCGCCGATACCTGGCCCTTGATGCGGTTACAGGGCGCATCCTACGCCACATCCATCGCCGAATATTTTCGCGACCAGGGCAAGAACGTGCTGCTGATCATGGATTCACTCACACGCTACGCCATGGCACAGCGAGAGATTGCATTGGCGATCGGGGAGCCTCCCGCCACGAAGGGGTACCCGCCTTCCGTCTTCGCCAAACTGCCGCAACTGGTGGAGCGGGCTGGAAACGGTATCAAAGGCGGCGGCTCCATCACCGCTTTCTATACCGTATTGACCGAAGGAGACGATCAGCAGGATCCCATCGCCGATTCGGCCCGTGCAATTCTCGACGGGCACATTGTCTTGTCGCGCCAGCTTGCGGAAGGCGGACACTACCCGGCTATCGACATCGAGGCTTCGATCAGCCGTGCCATGTCGAGCCTGATTACACCAGAATACTTCGAGCAGGTGCGCGGTTTCAAGCAACTCTACTCACGTTATCAGCGTTCACGCGATCTGATCAGTGTCGGGGCTTACGCGCCTGGCAGCGATCCATTGCTGGACCGGGCGATCGTGTTGCATCCCCGGCTGGAAGCGTTCCTTCAGCAGGGAATGTTCGAATGTGCCGGTCATGCGGACAGTGCCGCGAAATTGGGAGCAATGCTGGCTCCGCAAAATTGA
- the fliJ gene encoding flagellar export protein FliJ — protein MAKQSALDTLLELAQTRTDDAAKRLGVLNAQGIDMEAKLALLVQYWQEYSSRFQASMQQGITASDWRNYQEFLDKLDAAIVQQRGLLAATRQRVEAGRVDWQTARRTLKSYHTLAQRQMRVELMHLARHEQKETDERAVNAAAHPKESY, from the coding sequence ATGGCGAAACAGTCCGCTTTGGATACCCTGCTCGAGCTTGCTCAGACGCGCACTGACGACGCAGCGAAACGGCTGGGCGTGCTAAACGCGCAAGGTATCGACATGGAAGCCAAGCTTGCCCTGCTGGTGCAATATTGGCAGGAATACTCTTCTCGCTTCCAGGCATCGATGCAGCAGGGGATAACGGCATCCGACTGGCGCAATTACCAGGAATTTCTCGACAAACTGGATGCTGCCATCGTGCAGCAACGCGGGCTTTTGGCTGCCACGCGGCAACGGGTCGAAGCCGGCCGGGTTGACTGGCAGACGGCGAGACGCACCCTTAAATCCTATCATACCCTGGCGCAGCGGCAGATGAGAGTGGAATTAATGCATCTGGCAAGGCATGAACAAAAAGAAACCGACGAGCGCGCGGTGAATGCCGCCGCCCACCCGAAAGAATCGTACTAA
- a CDS encoding flagellar hook-length control protein FliK, whose product MLTSTMLQNSPNNIPPSAIRNTACAANADEDAPTTRFGKALEQEMNAMGDMPATHPANPNAKADDIAESTVTVAPDLRNMTDAQDSKEVEGLQDFKDLKDLEDAKNMKDRKNMKDVKGWGVNSPERQEPRETRIDTTAASPQLMDLAGILHGLIAAYRPEGRTGAQANTATDAAHSLADISMDPATATEQQGGLGVMQPVTAHPGGDGKIGMPAVAAITDTSIPMSRSPGMLAAVLAPSPRAKHAIDSQDIQSGAAIKLDPDRTPSEPQPIESGVWTPNQPINIGGPGKSLPEPAPNAFRDFPMTDLLAAGLPNTPVPLAAIPAERGIAPAAGTFAHTAPGLEPRIGATGWDNALGQKVLWMVSNQQQVAELNLNPPDLGPLQVVLSITNDQASATFVSQHADVRQALEAALPRLKEMMADSGISLGETTVSADSSQRQGEFEQQDRSPTRNGGNKETMAVPNIKSADIGMGRIHAAGNRLVDTFA is encoded by the coding sequence ATGCTAACCTCAACCATGCTACAGAATTCACCCAACAATATACCGCCTTCCGCAATCAGGAATACTGCCTGTGCCGCTAATGCAGACGAGGATGCACCGACCACCCGCTTCGGCAAGGCACTGGAGCAGGAAATGAACGCTATGGGCGATATGCCTGCAACCCATCCAGCAAATCCGAATGCAAAGGCCGACGATATTGCCGAGAGTACGGTTACGGTTGCCCCCGATTTGAGAAATATGACGGATGCCCAGGATTCCAAGGAAGTGGAGGGCTTGCAAGATTTTAAGGATTTGAAGGATTTGGAGGATGCAAAGAACATGAAGGACAGGAAGAATATGAAGGATGTGAAGGGCTGGGGCGTCAACAGTCCTGAAAGGCAGGAACCAAGGGAAACGAGGATCGATACTACCGCCGCCTCTCCCCAATTGATGGATCTCGCCGGTATCCTGCACGGGCTGATTGCCGCCTACCGGCCTGAAGGCAGAACCGGCGCTCAAGCCAATACCGCAACCGATGCTGCTCATTCCTTAGCTGATATATCGATGGATCCGGCAACCGCCACCGAACAGCAGGGCGGTCTCGGAGTCATGCAGCCCGTCACCGCGCATCCCGGTGGCGATGGAAAAATCGGGATGCCTGCCGTAGCGGCAATCACGGATACCAGCATTCCAATGTCCAGGAGCCCCGGCATGCTGGCTGCTGTATTGGCCCCATCGCCAAGAGCGAAACACGCCATCGATAGCCAGGATATCCAGAGCGGGGCGGCAATCAAGCTGGACCCGGACCGCACGCCGAGCGAGCCGCAACCAATCGAGTCTGGTGTGTGGACCCCCAATCAGCCTATCAATATTGGCGGGCCTGGAAAATCGTTGCCGGAGCCCGCACCCAACGCTTTCAGGGATTTTCCCATGACGGATCTCCTCGCTGCGGGATTACCCAATACACCGGTGCCGCTTGCTGCCATTCCGGCTGAGCGCGGCATTGCACCAGCCGCAGGCACGTTTGCCCACACTGCGCCCGGACTGGAGCCTCGTATCGGCGCGACCGGTTGGGACAACGCCTTGGGACAGAAAGTCCTGTGGATGGTTTCCAATCAACAGCAGGTGGCGGAGTTGAATCTTAATCCGCCCGATCTGGGTCCCTTGCAGGTGGTTCTGTCCATCACCAACGATCAGGCCAGCGCGACATTTGTTTCGCAGCATGCCGATGTACGGCAAGCGCTGGAAGCCGCGCTGCCGCGCCTCAAGGAAATGATGGCGGACAGCGGAATCAGCCTGGGCGAGACCACTGTCAGTGCCGATTCCTCACAACGGCAGGGGGAATTCGAGCAGCAGGATCGTTCTCCCACGCGCAACGGAGGAAACAAGGAAACAATGGCGGTGCCAAATATTAAAAGCGCTGATATCGGCATGGGCCGTATTCATGCCGCTGGAAACCGGTTGGTGGATACGTTTGCCTAG